From Gossypium raimondii isolate GPD5lz chromosome 11, ASM2569854v1, whole genome shotgun sequence:
TGGCAGTGCAGGTCCAACCACCACTCCTtgaaagagagatgacgatgctCTTTGTAAATATGCTGAAGGCCCCCTTCATCACATACATGTTAGGCAGTGCCACGAAAAATTTTGCTGACATAGTCATGAGTGGTGAGATGATTGAAAGTGCTGTAAAGAGTGGGAAGATCGATGTTGGAGAGAACAACAGAAGGCAAAactcaaagaaaaaagaaagtgagGTGAACAACGTGAATACATACAACAAGTCaattacggtgaatcagccTAGGAAGGTAGTGGCAggtcaacaaggttcatcaaaACAGGAATCTGGTACGAGGCCAAGTAATGAGAGGCCTTAGTTTACACCCATTCCTATGCCATATAAAGAGttgtatcaaaatttatttaacgcGCACGTTGTTGCCCCATTATTTGACTCCTTTACAGCCTCCATATCCTAAATGATATAATGCgaatgcacaatgcgattacCATACAGGAGTTACGGGGCACTCCATAGAGCATTGTACTGCttttaaaaagcttgttgaGAAGCTCATTAAGATGGGCGTTGTCAAGGTAGATGATTCATCAGGTACggaaaatccattacccaatcatgCTGATGCTGGGGTAAACATGGTGGGTGAAGGTACGGGGAAGAAGGTCAAGGAAAATATTGCTGAGGTAAAGATCCCTTTGAAGAGGGTTTGGAAAGAAATGGTAGAAAGAGGGTTAATTGTTTCGGATTTAGTGGGGGGTGGCAAGACCCAAAATtattgtgagttccatcatgagATGGGACATGAAATTCAAAGATGTGAGAAGTTTAGAGCTCTGATCCAGAGCATGATGGATAATGGAGAAATAGAGTTTTTTGAAGATgtggaaggaaaaaaaagtatatgCGCATCGGAGTCAGAGACAAGGATTCCAAAGGTTAATCATCCTGTGATTATCATTTCGAGCCCTAAGGTTACTGAAGTTAGGGCACAGGTAACACCGAAGATTGTTATTCAAAAGCCGACGAAGTTTTCGTATAAGGATAGCAAGAATGTCCCCTAGAATTATGAGTGCGAGGTAACAGTTTCGGGGAAGGAAACTTCAATTAGTGTTGCGAAAGAAAACCAAAAGACAGGTTCTTATACGAATACCGAGGAGTACTGTGGTTGAATAAATGCTGAAACAGAATCGGTGGAGGGAAAAGTCCTTGCAGCGGAGCAAAAGAAAGAGAAGCAGGTTGAATTAAGGTCATTGATTAATGAGCCGATAAGGGAAGAAGAGGCCActgaattcttgaaatttctGAAGCACAGTGAGTATAGCGTGGTAGAGCAGCTGCATAAGCAACCAGCTCGTATATCTGTGTTGGCTTTGCTGATGAATTCAGAGGTACATCGAAATGCGCTGATGAAGGTGTTGAATGAAACATACGTGGCAAATGATATTTCTGTTAACCAATTAGATCGGttggtcaacaatataagtgccgataattttatcttcttcaatgatgatgaaataccagCAGGTGGTATGGGGTCCACTAAAGTTCTGCACATTACCACTCGGTGTAAAGGGTACATGCTGCCAGGAgttttgattgataatggatccGTATTGAATGTGCTACCCTTATCTACTCTCAATAGATTACCTGTGGATAGCTCACATatgaaaacatgtcaaaatGTGGTAAGGACGTTCGATGGGACAGAAAGGAAGGTTTTGGGGAAAATTGAGATACCGTTGCTGATTGGCCCAAATACTTATGAAGTAGATTTCATTGTAATGGATATCAAGCCTTCATATAACTGCTTATTGGGGAGACCTTAGATACATTCGGCAGGGGCTGTGCCTTCATCGCTGCATCAGAAGTTAAAATTAGTGTCAGAGGGACGGTTAGTGACAATAAATGCCGAGGAAGGTATTATTGCGTCAATAACCAGTAATACACCATACGTGGAGACTGATGAGGAGGCGATGGAATGTTCTTTTCGGACTTTAGAATTCgtaaatgcaacatttattGCTAAGGGGAATAGAATTCCAGTACCGAAGATATCCAGGATTACAAGAATGGGCCTTCAATTAATGGTGGGAAAAGGAGTTGTACCGGGAAAAGAATTGGGAAGATATTTGCAAGGAGGAGTTGAAGCACCAATgatgaaagaaaaatttgatcgttttgGTCTGGGCTATAGACTagatataaaacaaaaaagaaagggaaTGGAGAGAAGACAGGAGAGAAGAAGGGCACGCCTGAGCGAAAATGAAGTTAGGTGGGAGCCTATGGCTTTTCCTCACATATCCAAGACTTTCGTATCAGGAGGGTTTATTCATCCAAAATGAAGAGTGCTTAAAATGAAAGGTGTTGAAGAATTGCTGGGAGATGTCCACATCAATGCCCTAGACACAGTTGAAAGAGAGACTTGGCCAGTGATTCGCCCTTACAAGCCTGGAAGTGATCTGAATAATTGGACAGCGGAAGAGATTcctatagtttttagagcttgtTCAGAGTAAATATACAAAACATCCTTGTTGTTTTtgacttaaaatataatttctttatggATTATGCACATGTTGAATATCATAGTTTCAATAAATACACTTTTTCGTATGCATTTTTGAGCCAGTAttcttttattctattttagttttattttttttcgagtaattattctttttctacatcattcttttattcatttcataatcatattttgttcataaattcatacattctttgtatattctttggaaCCTATCATAGGTCCCcggatatcaatgatatgaatGACGCTACTTCAAACTCAGAATCACCTTTTGAACAAGACATGTATTTAGAGGGATCACAGGATTTTGAAGATGACGTAGACTATGATGTATCTCCGGACTTATTGAgaatggtagaatatgaagatAAGTAAATTTTACCTCATAAAGAATCATTAGAGATTGTGAGTCTAGAGGAGGGAAAAGAGGTAAAGATCGGAACTGACATTTCTGCCAAGACAAGGcaagacctcattgaattactccgtGGATTCAaggatgtcttcgcatggtcatatcAAGATATGCCTGGGTTAAGCACTGATATTGTAGTGCACCGTCTTCccataaaagaggattgcaagccagttcagcagaagctcagaagaatgaggcctgacattgtgttaaagataaaagaaaaagtcaagaagcagtttgatgctgggttcTTGCAAGAAGTTAAGTATTTAGAATGGGTAGCTAATGTTGTCCctgtccctaagaaagatggaaaggtgcgaatgtgtgtggattacagggatttgaacaGGGCCAGTCCAAAAGACAATTTTCCATTACCTCACATTGATACTTTGGTAGATAATACTGCAGGctattcattgttttctttcatggacggTTTTTCTGgatataatcaaataaagatgcatccagAAGACATGAGAAAGACCACATTTATCACTTTATGGGGAACGTtctgttataaagtgatgccctttggattaaagaatgcggggGCAGCTTATCAAAGAGCTATGGTAActttgtttcatgacatgatgcacaaggagattgaggtttatgttgatgatatgattgcaaaatccagAACGGAAGATGAGCATGTTCAAGTTTTGCGGAAATCATTTTTGAGACTAAGAAAtttccagctcaagcttaatccaacAAAGTGCGCCTTTGGGGCTAGATTGGAGAAGTTGttgggcttcatagtcagtgggaaaggaattgaagttgaTCCAGACAAAGTCAGGGCAATACGAGATTTGTCTCCACCACACACACAGAAGGAAGTGCGGGGTTTTCTGGGAAAACACAATTATATTTCTCGGtttatttcacaactaactgagaaatgtgatcccatattCCGTCTTCTAAAGAAGCATAATCCGGGCGTATGGGATGAAGAATGCCAGAAGgcttttgacaaaataaaacaatatttgtcTAATCCTCCAGTGCTATCACCACCTAATCCGGATAGGccattaatattgtatttaacaGTATTTGAAAATTCTATGGGGTGCGTGttaggccaacatgatgagacagggagaaaagaaagggcaatatactatctcaaTAAGAAGTTCACTGATTGTGAAGCGAGATATTCGGCtattgagaagttgtgttgtgCTTTGGTTTGGACAACTCGAAGATTACGGCAatatatgttgtatcatacaaattggctaatttcaaagttagaccctttaaagtatatgatggagtcgacTGCTTTGAATGGGAGGATGGCTAGATGGCAGATCTTGctttctgaatttgacatagtatatgtaagtTAGAAGGCCGTGAAAGGGAGCGCAATAGCTGACTTTTTAGCTAGCAGAGCATTGGTGGATTAtgagcctttgaactttgatttcccaaatgaggacttgatgtatgtggcaactACTGAAGAAAATTCCCAAATGGATCAGGTGtggaagttaaattttgatggagccTCAAATGCTGTgggtaatggaattggggcagtcctaATATCTCCAagcggagatcattatccttttgCTAGCAAactggattttgattgcactaacaatatggcagaatatgaagcatgcatTATGGGCATTCGTGCAGCCATCGAGCGTAAAATCAAAGTGTTAGAAGTATATGGGGATtccgcattggtgatataccaactcaaaggagaatgggagacaagagacCCTAAACTGATCAATTATCGAAAGATGGTTCTTGAATTGATAGacgagtttgatgacattactTTTTCTTATCTTCCACGAGATGagaatcagatggctgatgcatTGGCTACCTTAGCCTCTATGATCCGAGTGAATAGGTTAGAGGATATGAAGCCTATTCAGATGAGTATTTCGGAAACCCCGGCTCATTGTTATAATGTTGAGGAAGAGGAAAACGATGACCATCCCTGGTATTTGAATATCTTGCAATATGTAAAGAATCGTGAGTATCCAGATCAAGCAACAGAGAATGATAAGAGAGCACTGAGAAGATTGGCTATTGACTATGTTCTAGATGGAGAAATCTTGTACAAAAAAGGGAAGGATCAAGTACTGCTAAGATGTGTGGACGCAGTGGAAGCTAAGAAAATtctagaagaagtccatgagggtatctGTGGAACACATGCaaatggtttcacaatggccaggcagatcatgagatttgagTATTATTGGTCTACTTTGGAAAgggattgcatcaattatgctaagaagtgccataaatgccaaatttatggcgataaaatgcatgcacctccttcacctcttcatgttatgacttctccatggcctttctctatgtggggtatggacgtcattgggccaatatcgccAAAGGCTTCAAACGGGTATCgcttcatctttgtggttattgactactttaccaaatgagtggaagctgcttcatatgcaaatgtcacgaagtcagcagttagcagattcttgaaaaaagaaatgatatgtcgatatggaatgcctgagaggatcatatctgataatgcactgaatttgaacaatagtgCAATAGCAGAGGTCTGCAGTCAATTCGGGATCAGACATCATAACTCGTCGCCATACCGCCTAAAgatgaatggtgcagtagaagcaaccaataagaatatcaagaaaattgtgggaAAGATAACTGAGACTTATagggattggcatgagaaattaccgtTTGCTCTATTTGCTTATAGAACGTCTGTCAGGACGTcgactggggcaacacctttctctttggtttatggCATGGAAGctgttttacctattgaaatagagattccttctctccgggtattatCTGAGTTGAAATTAGATGAGTCA
This genomic window contains:
- the LOC105801003 gene encoding uncharacterized protein LOC105801003, with product MNFQVGSGSSPENNPANPIVPDFDEEVEKEKTKEELPKQLKERWKCIEEKFKAMETTERCHGIDTKDLSLVPDLVLPYKFKMPDFEKYNGTTCPEAHITMFCRQMTWYVNNDQLLIHCFQDSLTGAASKWYNQLSCAKISSWRDIAQAFMKQYGHVAKMVPDRITLQSMEKKSNEGFRQYAQRWMEVAVQVQPPLLEREMTMLFVNMLKAPFITYMLGSATKNFADIVMSGEMIESAVKSGKIDVGENNRRQNSKKKESEVNNVNTYNKSITVNQPRKVVAGQQGSSKQESGTRPRVTGHSIEHCTAFKKLVEKLIKMGVVKVDDSSGTENPLPNHADAGVNMVGEGTGKKVKENIAEVKIPLKRVWKEMVERGLIVSDLVGGGKTQNYCEFHHEMGHEIQRCEKFRALIQSMMDNGEIEFFEDVEGKKSICASESETRIPKVNHPVIIISSPKVTEVRAQVTVSGKETSISVAKENQKTESVEGKVLAAEQKKEKQVELRSLINEPIREEEATEFLKFLKHSEYSVVEQLHKQPARISVLALLMNSEIHSAGAVPSSLHQKLKLVSEGRLVTINAEEGIIASITSNTPYVETDEEAMECSFRTLEFVNATFIAKGNRIPVPKISRITRMGLQLMVGKGVVPGKELGRYLQGGVEAPMMKEKFDRFGLGYRLDIKQKRKGMERRQERRRARLSENEVRWEPMAFPHISKTFVSGGFIHPK
- the LOC105801002 gene encoding uncharacterized protein LOC105801002 yields the protein MKGVEELLGDVHINALDTVERETWPVIRPYKPGSDLNNWTAEEIPIVFRACSESPDINDMNDATSNSESPFEQDMYLEGSQDFEDDVDYDVSPDLLRMVEYEDKTEDEHVQVLRKSFLRLRNFQLKLNPTKCAFGARLEKLLGFIVSGKGIEVDPDKVRAIRDLSPPHTQKEVRGFLGKHNYISRFISQLTEKCDPIFRLLKKHNPGVWDEECQKAFDKIKQYLSNPPVLSPPNPDRPLILYLTVWKLNFDGASNAVGNGIGAVLISPSGDHYPFASKLDFDCTNNMAEYEACIMGIRAAIERKIKVLEVYGDSALVIYQLKGEWETRDPKLINYRKMVLELIDEFDDITFSYLPRDENQMADALATLASMIRVNRLEDMKPIQMSISETPAHCYNVEEEENDDHPWYLNILQYVKNREYPDQATENDKRALRRLAIDYVLDGEILYKKGKDQVLLRCVDAVEAKKILEEVHEGICGTHANGFTMARQIMRFEYYWSTLERDCINYAKKTSVRTSTGATPFSLVYGMEAVLPIEIEIPSLRVLSELKLDESEWVQSCYDQLNLIERKRLKAVRHGQMYQKWMMRAYNKNVRPREFNEGELPCLPEFAVKQTENGRSCLPVLTMKQIEDISPVSLGSSGVG